A region of Mesorhizobium sp. AR02 DNA encodes the following proteins:
- a CDS encoding ABC transporter ATP-binding protein has product MTQIELRGIEKFFGAVQVIHNLNLAIADNEFIVLLGQSGCGKTTTLRAIAGLETIDQGDILIDGKPVQHLKAADRDIAMVFQSFSLYPHMTVFENIAFPLRATRMGSDEVDKSVREVARVLRITDLLGKKPSALSGGDMQRVAIGRALVRRPKAMLMDEPIGALDAKLREEMRAEIKRLHIKQGSTTIYVTHDQIEAMSLADRIVIMHEGFIQQVGTPDEVYSHPANLFVAQFVGSPVMNVADASVAEAASAATVTIGDAPAGFEFPRELLSKLNGHAANGGLTLGIRPEGVLVRRDAAPGYMPVEAHIIEPLGSFDVVDLKVGSKMLRARTKAGYVAGPGEKVHVRIDPEQAHFFDTASGKSLGVRL; this is encoded by the coding sequence GTGACGCAGATCGAACTTCGCGGCATCGAGAAATTCTTCGGCGCCGTCCAGGTCATCCACAATCTGAACCTTGCTATCGCCGACAACGAGTTCATCGTGCTGCTCGGCCAGTCCGGCTGCGGCAAGACGACGACGCTGCGCGCGATAGCGGGGCTCGAGACGATCGACCAGGGCGACATCCTGATCGATGGCAAGCCGGTGCAGCACCTCAAGGCCGCCGACCGCGACATCGCAATGGTGTTCCAGTCGTTCTCGCTCTACCCACACATGACGGTGTTCGAGAACATCGCCTTTCCGTTGCGCGCAACGCGCATGGGCAGCGACGAGGTCGACAAGTCGGTTCGCGAGGTCGCCCGGGTCCTGCGCATCACCGACCTGCTCGGCAAGAAGCCGTCGGCGCTCTCCGGCGGCGACATGCAGCGCGTAGCGATCGGCCGCGCGCTGGTGCGGCGGCCGAAGGCGATGCTGATGGACGAGCCGATCGGTGCGCTCGATGCCAAGCTGCGCGAGGAGATGCGGGCCGAGATCAAGCGGCTGCACATCAAGCAGGGTTCGACCACGATCTACGTCACCCACGATCAGATCGAGGCAATGAGTCTCGCCGACCGCATCGTCATCATGCATGAGGGCTTCATCCAGCAGGTCGGCACGCCGGACGAGGTCTATTCGCACCCCGCCAATTTGTTCGTGGCCCAATTCGTCGGCAGTCCGGTGATGAACGTCGCCGACGCGAGCGTTGCCGAAGCGGCCAGCGCCGCCACTGTCACGATCGGCGATGCGCCGGCGGGTTTCGAGTTCCCGCGTGAGCTCTTGTCCAAGCTCAACGGCCACGCCGCCAATGGCGGGCTGACGCTGGGTATCCGGCCCGAGGGCGTGCTCGTCCGGCGCGATGCCGCGCCCGGCTACATGCCGGTCGAGGCGCATATCATCGAGCCACTCGGCTCCTTCGACGTTGTCGACCTCAAGGTCGGCTCCAAGATGCTGCGCGCCCGCACCAAGGCCGGCTATGTCGCCGGTCCCGGCGAGAAGGTCCATGTCCGCATCGATCCAGAGCAGGCACATTTCTTCGATACGGCAAGCGGCAAGTCATTGGGGGTGAGGCTGTAA